In one Zobellia galactanivorans genomic region, the following are encoded:
- a CDS encoding ThuA domain-containing protein, giving the protein MKKTVSILVLMVGLILAACGDGSQKREGKPKVLVFSKTSGWHHKSIPAGIAAIQKLGAENGFQVDTTKNSELFNEDNLKQYSAIIFLSTTLNVLDAKQEASFERYIQAGGGFVGIHAAADTEYDWGWYTKLVGAQFASHPKGTPEADFIITDKNFAATEFFTDSVWHRSDEIYNYNKINPDVHVVMTVDESTYEGGTNGDYHPFAWYHEFDGGRAFYTGAGHTDETFSEELFLKHLLGGINYAIGENKVLDYSKATTQIPPDLDRFTKKQLSVGEFFEPTEMAVLPNNDVLIAQRRGQVLLYSDASQELKEVASLDVYYKTLNTPGVNAEEGLMGLQKDPDFATNHWIYLYYSPTGDKWVNRLSRFQYKDGVFDLASEQVILEVDSQREICCHTGGSIAFGPDKLLYLSTGDNSTPFNEKGVKYVNNGYAPLNDIPGHEQYDARRSSGNTNDLRGKIIRIKVNEDGSYDIPEGNLFAKGTEKARPEIYTMGHRNPYRISVDQKNSTLYWGEVGPDARNDQFEKRGPKGYDEMNRATEAGNFGWPLFIADNKPYVDYDYETGESGITFDPQKPINDSKNNTGLRELPPAKEAYIYYPYVDSKEFPEVGSGGRNAMAGPTYYSDMYPNGGGLPSYFDGKTIIYDWMRGWMKAVTFFEDGTLYKMEPFASDIKVNNLIDMEMGPNGRVYLLEYGSGWFTQNENSALSYIEYNGGNRPPIIDHMIVDHTSGKLPLTVNAKVEARDREDDAITYVWDLGNGETKETTEPKISHTYDTAGDYRISVEVKDDKGDAVKSDMITIVAGNSRPEVTIALEGNAEFFEKGVPVKYEVKAKDADGDIIDPKNIFVSVDYLESFDEQNMSLGHQQVSAAVTGKALTQGMDCKTCHKENGPSIGPNYMAVADKYKKDKKAKAYLQKKIVSGGGGVWGEVVMPAHPNITKDETRQIVEYIMSLADTSVKEKSLPASGSIVPKPTKDDKVMVITASYTDNGQEGAIPLTGVQTVVLKEKEAADTSK; this is encoded by the coding sequence ATGAAGAAAACAGTATCCATTTTAGTCCTTATGGTAGGACTGATCCTTGCCGCTTGTGGTGATGGAAGCCAAAAAAGAGAGGGTAAACCTAAAGTTTTGGTTTTTTCAAAGACCTCGGGCTGGCACCACAAATCGATACCTGCCGGTATTGCCGCCATTCAAAAGTTGGGCGCAGAAAACGGCTTTCAGGTCGATACCACAAAAAATTCGGAACTTTTTAATGAAGACAATTTAAAGCAGTATTCCGCAATTATCTTTTTGAGCACCACTCTGAATGTACTGGATGCCAAGCAAGAAGCTTCTTTTGAGCGTTATATTCAGGCCGGTGGCGGTTTTGTAGGCATACACGCTGCAGCCGATACCGAGTACGACTGGGGCTGGTACACCAAACTGGTGGGGGCTCAGTTTGCAAGTCACCCCAAAGGGACACCAGAGGCCGATTTTATCATTACCGATAAAAACTTTGCGGCAACGGAATTTTTTACCGACTCCGTTTGGCATAGAAGCGATGAAATCTACAATTACAACAAGATCAATCCTGATGTACACGTCGTAATGACCGTAGATGAATCAACCTATGAAGGGGGCACCAACGGCGATTACCATCCGTTCGCTTGGTACCATGAGTTTGATGGGGGTCGGGCCTTTTATACAGGTGCGGGTCATACCGATGAAACCTTTTCTGAAGAACTTTTCTTAAAACATTTACTGGGAGGAATCAATTATGCCATCGGTGAAAACAAAGTATTGGACTATTCAAAGGCTACTACACAGATACCACCCGATTTAGACCGTTTCACCAAAAAACAATTGAGTGTAGGCGAGTTTTTTGAGCCTACCGAAATGGCCGTATTACCTAATAACGATGTATTGATCGCGCAACGTCGCGGACAGGTACTCCTGTATAGCGATGCTAGCCAAGAACTCAAGGAAGTGGCTTCGTTGGATGTCTATTATAAAACCTTGAACACCCCGGGGGTCAATGCGGAAGAAGGGTTAATGGGACTCCAGAAAGACCCTGATTTTGCCACAAACCATTGGATTTACCTTTATTATTCCCCTACGGGAGATAAATGGGTGAACCGCCTGTCTCGTTTTCAATACAAAGACGGGGTTTTCGACCTAGCTTCGGAGCAGGTTATTTTGGAAGTGGATTCACAGCGTGAAATCTGCTGCCATACCGGAGGCTCCATTGCCTTTGGTCCTGATAAATTGCTCTACCTTTCAACGGGAGACAATTCTACTCCTTTTAACGAAAAAGGGGTAAAGTATGTGAACAATGGTTATGCGCCTTTAAACGACATCCCTGGACATGAGCAATATGATGCCCGCAGGTCTTCCGGTAACACCAATGACCTAAGAGGGAAAATTATTCGTATAAAAGTGAACGAAGACGGTAGTTATGATATTCCTGAAGGCAATTTGTTCGCTAAGGGAACTGAAAAGGCAAGGCCCGAAATCTACACGATGGGGCATAGAAACCCTTATCGTATTTCGGTAGACCAGAAAAACAGTACCCTGTACTGGGGCGAGGTCGGACCTGATGCGCGTAATGATCAGTTTGAAAAACGAGGGCCAAAGGGGTACGATGAGATGAACCGTGCAACGGAAGCCGGTAACTTTGGTTGGCCTTTGTTCATTGCCGATAACAAGCCTTATGTAGATTACGATTACGAAACCGGTGAAAGCGGCATTACTTTTGATCCGCAAAAGCCTATAAACGATTCTAAGAACAATACGGGGCTCCGAGAGCTTCCTCCTGCAAAAGAGGCCTATATCTACTACCCTTACGTCGATTCCAAAGAATTTCCGGAAGTAGGGTCGGGTGGAAGGAATGCCATGGCCGGACCTACCTATTATTCCGATATGTATCCCAATGGAGGGGGACTCCCAAGTTATTTCGATGGAAAAACCATTATTTACGATTGGATGCGTGGTTGGATGAAGGCCGTTACCTTCTTTGAAGATGGTACCTTATATAAAATGGAGCCTTTTGCTTCCGATATTAAGGTCAATAACCTGATCGATATGGAGATGGGGCCGAACGGTAGGGTCTACTTGTTGGAATACGGTAGCGGTTGGTTTACCCAAAACGAGAATTCCGCTTTAAGTTATATTGAATACAATGGCGGTAACCGTCCACCGATTATAGACCATATGATCGTAGATCACACTTCGGGGAAATTACCGCTTACAGTCAATGCCAAGGTAGAGGCAAGAGACCGCGAAGACGATGCTATTACCTATGTGTGGGATTTGGGCAATGGTGAGACCAAGGAAACTACTGAACCAAAAATAAGTCACACGTACGACACGGCCGGTGATTATAGGATTTCCGTGGAAGTAAAAGACGATAAGGGCGATGCCGTAAAAAGCGATATGATTACGATAGTGGCCGGAAATTCGAGACCAGAAGTGACCATTGCTTTAGAAGGAAACGCCGAGTTTTTTGAAAAAGGGGTTCCCGTGAAATATGAGGTGAAGGCCAAGGATGCCGATGGGGATATCATAGACCCCAAAAACATTTTTGTTTCGGTCGATTATTTGGAAAGTTTTGATGAGCAGAATATGTCATTGGGACATCAACAGGTTTCCGCAGCCGTAACAGGAAAGGCGCTTACTCAGGGAATGGACTGTAAAACGTGCCACAAAGAGAACGGTCCGTCTATTGGCCCGAATTATATGGCTGTGGCCGATAAGTATAAAAAGGACAAAAAAGCCAAGGCCTACCTGCAGAAAAAAATCGTTTCAGGCGGTGGCGGTGTTTGGGGCGAGGTAGTAATGCCTGCGCATCCGAATATCACCAAAGATGAAACCCGACAGATCGTGGAGTACATCATGTCTTTGGCCGACACTTCGGTAAAGGAGAAGTCGCTTCCCGCTTCGGGCAGTATTGTACCGAAACCGACCAAGGATGACAAGGTGATGGTCATCACGGCAAGTTATACCGATAACGGCCAAGAAGGGGCCATACCGCTTACCGGTGTACAAACCGTAGTGTTGAAAGAAAAGGAAGCAGCGGATACGTCTAAATAA
- a CDS encoding MbnP family protein: MKHSLLALSALFALFMTSCSNDDDMSDDDALTGSGEISIKFDNGYNGNDLVLGVENAANANGEKITINRFNYIISNVRFVNKDGEEYAYDKDNSYFIISQEEEEDQIELDDIPAGEYTTLKFGVGVDQEKYLQGSEGQGDFLVEAEENNMMWSWQAGYKFLNFEGTFTSESITEATEFKIHMGSHGSSLDNYKEVVLQLPMNVRVSDEIDSNIHLKIDASKILAGATNSISLTEKQVIMVDAEKSPQIAVNTSEMFEVDHIHNGGGH; encoded by the coding sequence ATGAAACATTCTTTATTGGCCCTTTCGGCCCTATTCGCCCTTTTTATGACCTCTTGTTCAAACGATGACGACATGAGCGATGACGATGCCCTAACAGGAAGCGGTGAAATCTCAATAAAATTCGATAATGGTTACAATGGTAACGACCTAGTATTAGGCGTCGAAAACGCGGCCAATGCCAATGGTGAAAAGATTACCATCAACCGTTTCAACTACATCATCAGCAACGTAAGGTTTGTCAACAAAGACGGTGAAGAGTACGCTTACGATAAAGACAATAGCTATTTTATCATCAGCCAAGAAGAAGAGGAAGACCAAATAGAACTTGACGATATCCCTGCCGGCGAATACACAACCTTGAAATTCGGTGTTGGTGTCGATCAAGAAAAATATCTTCAAGGTTCCGAAGGACAAGGCGATTTCCTCGTCGAGGCCGAAGAGAACAACATGATGTGGTCATGGCAAGCAGGTTATAAATTCTTGAACTTTGAAGGCACCTTTACATCGGAAAGCATTACCGAGGCGACGGAATTTAAGATTCATATGGGCAGCCACGGCTCAAGTCTTGACAACTACAAGGAAGTCGTTTTACAACTACCGATGAATGTTCGTGTAAGTGATGAGATCGACTCGAATATCCACTTAAAGATAGACGCCTCAAAAATATTGGCAGGGGCCACCAACAGTATTTCACTTACCGAAAAGCAGGTGATTATGGTCGATGCCGAAAAATCGCCTCAAATAGCCGTGAATACTTCTGAAATGTTCGAAGTAGACCACATTCACAACGGTGGAGGGCACTAA
- a CDS encoding DUF2490 domain-containing protein: MKRSLLSLIFLCSIFANAQETGESSLGTWHMYFGTNKISDRFSIHTEGQLRYFEQADNFNQLLLRTGLNYHLNPNTIATMGYGYITTDGSFEEFPDEINTKEHRIFEQLILKNKVWEFLFEHRYRLEQRFLDFGETTDTQHRARYRLQVTLPLTDVFFLNFYDEIFLNLQDEVFGQNRLYAALGINVTHNLSVQAGYLKNHFSTANFDRLQIGVTYNPDLRGIFKKDNSGS, translated from the coding sequence ATGAAGCGAAGTCTACTCAGTCTTATTTTTCTATGTTCAATTTTCGCCAATGCCCAAGAGACCGGGGAAAGCAGTCTCGGCACATGGCATATGTATTTTGGCACCAATAAAATTTCGGACCGATTTAGCATTCATACCGAAGGCCAATTACGCTATTTTGAACAAGCCGATAATTTTAATCAGCTTTTGCTTCGAACGGGGCTCAATTACCATCTCAACCCAAACACCATTGCCACTATGGGCTATGGCTATATTACCACCGATGGCAGTTTTGAGGAATTTCCCGATGAGATCAACACCAAAGAGCACCGTATTTTTGAGCAATTGATCCTTAAGAATAAGGTTTGGGAATTTTTGTTCGAACATCGTTATAGACTTGAACAACGCTTTCTAGATTTTGGAGAAACCACCGACACACAACACAGGGCAAGGTACCGACTACAGGTAACCCTACCCCTTACCGATGTGTTTTTCCTGAATTTTTATGATGAGATTTTTTTGAACCTGCAAGATGAAGTTTTTGGTCAAAACCGCTTGTATGCGGCCCTTGGCATTAATGTTACCCATAACCTGAGCGTACAGGCCGGATATTTAAAAAACCACTTTTCTACCGCAAATTTCGACAGGTTACAGATAGGTGTGACCTACAACCCCGACTTAAGAGGTATATTCAAAAAAGACAATAGTGGCAGCTAA
- a CDS encoding methyltransferase domain-containing protein — protein sequence MNDQHDYWTQRYKENNTGWDIGYPSTPIKTYVDQLTDKNLSILIPGAGNAYEAEYLWKEGFKNVFVMDVSEIPLEHFLNRNPDFPKAQLLQENFFEHQGQYDLILEQTFFCSFPPTDDNRNAYARQMAKLLKPKGKLVGLWFDIPLTGDMEKRPFGGSKELYLNHLNPFFKTTTFTRCYNSIGPRADNELFGIFVKK from the coding sequence ATGAACGACCAACATGACTATTGGACGCAACGGTACAAAGAAAACAATACGGGATGGGATATCGGCTACCCCTCTACCCCCATAAAGACCTACGTTGACCAACTTACCGACAAAAACCTTTCTATTTTAATACCCGGGGCCGGAAATGCCTATGAAGCAGAATACCTTTGGAAAGAAGGTTTTAAGAATGTTTTTGTGATGGACGTCTCGGAAATACCTTTAGAACATTTTCTCAATAGAAATCCCGATTTCCCCAAAGCACAATTGCTACAGGAAAACTTCTTTGAACACCAAGGGCAATACGATCTTATTCTTGAGCAAACCTTTTTCTGTTCATTCCCTCCTACCGACGATAATCGCAATGCCTATGCACGGCAAATGGCCAAACTTTTAAAACCCAAGGGGAAACTGGTAGGCCTTTGGTTCGATATTCCCCTGACAGGAGATATGGAAAAACGTCCTTTTGGCGGCTCTAAAGAACTATACCTGAACCACCTAAACCCTTTCTTCAAGACAACCACTTTTACCCGATGCTACAACTCGATAGGCCCAAGAGCGGATAACGAGCTCTTTGGTATTTTTGTAAAAAAGTAA
- a CDS encoding cytochrome-c peroxidase — MQKSSILVVLVTLALWSCDTSSDDYQTVNEPLEFTVPSNFPEPIYDLEANPPTTVGFELGKKLFYDGRLSSNGFISCGFCHEQRTAFTHHGHQFSHGIDDLEGVRNTPAIQNAAFMKEFTWDGATSHLDLFPIIPITNEVEMGETVSNVIAKIKSDDEYQKLFALAFEDEEVNTENFFKALSQFMVMMISADSKYDKYVRQEEGGTFTEEELEGLSVFQNKCASCHATDLFSDDAFRNNGLAPNPTLNDIGREEVSGSPDDRYKFKVPSLRNVALTAPYMHDGRFGSLEAVLDFYSESVVDSPTLDPILKQESSLGIPLTDNEKNVLLAFLGTLTDETYINDERFAEY; from the coding sequence ATGCAAAAATCCAGTATACTTGTAGTACTTGTAACCTTGGCGTTGTGGTCTTGTGATACGTCCTCGGATGACTACCAGACCGTTAACGAACCCTTGGAATTTACAGTGCCCTCGAATTTTCCGGAGCCGATCTATGACTTAGAGGCAAATCCTCCGACTACCGTGGGTTTTGAGCTGGGCAAAAAGCTTTTCTACGATGGCCGACTGTCAAGCAATGGGTTTATCTCGTGTGGATTTTGTCATGAACAACGTACCGCTTTCACACACCATGGCCACCAATTCAGCCACGGCATAGACGACCTCGAAGGGGTTAGAAACACCCCCGCGATACAGAACGCGGCATTTATGAAAGAATTTACCTGGGATGGCGCCACAAGCCATTTAGACCTATTTCCTATAATACCCATTACCAATGAGGTCGAAATGGGCGAAACGGTTAGCAATGTAATCGCTAAAATCAAAAGCGACGACGAATACCAAAAACTCTTCGCTCTGGCCTTTGAAGATGAGGAAGTAAACACCGAAAACTTTTTCAAGGCCCTCTCCCAATTTATGGTGATGATGATTTCGGCCGATTCAAAGTACGATAAGTACGTACGACAAGAAGAAGGCGGAACATTTACCGAAGAAGAACTTGAAGGGCTCTCCGTTTTCCAGAACAAATGTGCCTCTTGTCACGCCACCGACCTTTTTAGCGATGACGCTTTTAGAAATAACGGATTGGCCCCCAACCCAACTCTCAACGACATAGGCCGTGAAGAAGTGAGCGGCTCCCCTGATGACCGGTACAAGTTCAAAGTACCCAGTTTAAGAAACGTGGCCCTTACCGCTCCCTATATGCACGATGGAAGGTTCGGCTCACTAGAAGCCGTACTCGACTTTTACAGTGAGTCGGTCGTAGACTCCCCCACCTTGGATCCTATTTTAAAACAAGAGAGCAGTTTAGGCATTCCCTTAACTGATAATGAAAAAAATGTATTGCTAGCCTTTTTAGGAACATTAACGGATGAAACTTATATAAATGACGAACGATTTGCTGAATACTAG
- a CDS encoding BamA/TamA family outer membrane protein: protein MAHISKIIVLALFLVHAGQLTAQKQAQGSQDSIVKNLKISAFPVAFYTPETAFGFGGIGIANFWLKEEQKETRPSSVQLGLSYTTKSQLLLYMPFEFYKKNERWRLLGELGFYKYFYNFYGVGVDSREEDEETYEVTFPRARLALMRDIWPNFYIGVGYEFDNFSSLKIEEGGILEASDVPGKRDGTLSNIGIRVFYDTRDNVFYPTEGMYIQGNLFTSSKILGASFKYSKFELDSRYYQKVGKKQVIAANLFLGGSSKNTPFYDLFYLGSKRTRGINNRRFQDTSELSMVLEYRFPIAGRFGGAVFGSSGTVTPTLNEAFSSAYKNAGGVGIRYIINKRDGVRIRADYGMSSEGGNFYFTIKEAF from the coding sequence ATGGCCCATATCAGCAAAATTATAGTACTGGCACTGTTCCTTGTCCATGCCGGTCAGTTAACGGCTCAAAAGCAGGCGCAAGGCAGCCAAGACTCTATTGTCAAAAATCTGAAAATTTCCGCATTTCCCGTAGCGTTTTACACACCTGAAACGGCATTTGGTTTTGGGGGAATCGGTATCGCCAATTTTTGGCTGAAGGAGGAACAAAAGGAAACTAGGCCTTCATCGGTACAACTGGGGTTAAGTTATACGACCAAAAGTCAGCTGTTGCTCTATATGCCCTTTGAATTCTATAAGAAAAATGAGCGCTGGCGTTTGTTGGGAGAGCTCGGCTTCTATAAATATTTCTACAATTTTTATGGGGTAGGGGTGGATAGCAGGGAAGAAGATGAGGAAACCTATGAGGTTACATTTCCCAGGGCACGCTTGGCGCTGATGCGGGATATATGGCCCAATTTCTACATAGGGGTTGGCTATGAATTCGATAACTTCAGTAGTTTGAAAATTGAGGAGGGTGGAATTTTAGAAGCCTCCGATGTACCGGGAAAACGAGATGGAACCCTATCGAACATTGGTATTCGCGTTTTTTATGATACGCGTGACAATGTATTCTATCCTACGGAAGGGATGTATATTCAGGGCAATTTGTTTACCTCCAGCAAGATCTTGGGGGCCAGTTTTAAATACTCGAAGTTCGAGCTCGACAGTCGCTATTATCAAAAGGTCGGTAAAAAACAGGTTATAGCGGCCAACCTATTTTTGGGAGGTAGCAGTAAAAATACCCCGTTTTACGATTTGTTCTACTTGGGGTCAAAACGGACGCGTGGGATCAATAACCGCCGATTTCAAGACACTTCGGAACTGAGTATGGTTTTGGAATACAGGTTTCCTATAGCCGGAAGGTTCGGGGGAGCCGTCTTTGGTTCTTCGGGTACCGTGACTCCTACTTTAAATGAGGCCTTCTCGTCAGCATATAAAAATGCCGGTGGTGTCGGAATACGGTATATAATCAACAAAAGGGATGGGGTGCGTATTCGTGCCGACTACGGTATGTCTAGCGAGGGTGGTAATTTTTACTTTACCATTAAAGAAGCTTTTTAA
- a CDS encoding transporter family protein, which produces MTNDLLNTRNLYRFFTLVCIGFYTSLSYGNDNPNIDGPTPSGCATHIHYDGEYFDFCDTCGCGSSGGSMGYGTGLNNNFFGLRYIGQEYRSRDGIFADSPWITENFNTIQAWANLPISKRIIANVIVPFQFHNRSLPDNTEQTISGLGDISVLGFYNLIAATPDSIVSIKPEHYLQLGGGIKMPTGKYDKDNNEGSVNPSFQLGNGSWDYVLAMNYGFTYRNWGISTMANYTIKTKNPKDYQFGNQLNLGINAFKTYYISDVALTPIVGVSEEIYASNRELGIEVAHTKGDVFLGKLSIEASYNRYSLGLTGMLPISQNLNDDKVELRNRISVYMNINL; this is translated from the coding sequence ATGACGAACGATTTGCTGAATACTAGAAACCTATATCGGTTTTTTACGCTCGTGTGCATTGGCTTTTACACTAGTCTTTCATACGGAAACGACAATCCGAACATTGACGGCCCGACCCCAAGTGGATGCGCTACGCACATTCATTATGATGGTGAATATTTCGATTTCTGCGACACCTGTGGCTGTGGCAGTAGCGGAGGAAGCATGGGCTACGGTACGGGATTGAACAATAATTTTTTCGGACTGCGCTATATCGGTCAAGAGTACCGATCACGTGATGGAATTTTTGCCGATTCCCCTTGGATTACCGAAAATTTCAACACCATACAGGCCTGGGCCAACCTTCCGATTAGCAAAAGGATAATCGCGAACGTTATCGTACCCTTTCAATTTCACAACAGAAGCCTGCCCGACAATACCGAACAGACCATCAGCGGCCTTGGCGATATTAGCGTTCTCGGATTCTACAATTTAATTGCGGCTACACCCGACAGCATCGTTTCCATAAAACCGGAACACTACTTACAACTGGGCGGTGGTATTAAAATGCCTACCGGAAAATATGACAAAGACAATAACGAAGGCAGTGTAAACCCTAGTTTTCAATTGGGGAACGGCAGCTGGGATTATGTGTTGGCCATGAATTACGGTTTCACCTATAGAAACTGGGGTATTAGCACTATGGCCAATTACACCATAAAAACCAAGAACCCAAAAGACTACCAATTTGGAAACCAGTTGAATTTAGGCATCAACGCCTTTAAAACCTATTACATCTCCGATGTTGCCCTAACCCCCATAGTTGGGGTTTCTGAGGAAATCTACGCCAGTAACAGGGAATTAGGTATTGAGGTAGCACATACCAAAGGTGATGTCTTCTTAGGAAAACTTAGTATTGAAGCCAGTTACAACAGATACTCATTGGGCCTGACGGGTATGCTACCTATCAGCCAAAACCTAAACGACGACAAGGTTGAACTCCGCAATAGGATTTCAGTTTACATGAACATTAATTTATAG
- a CDS encoding bifunctional alpha/beta hydrolase/OsmC family protein, protein MSLQKVRFGNKDGQDLVGRLELPANRHPHNFAIFAHCFTCTKNLTAVRNISKALTSNGFGVLRFDFTGLGESDGDFENTNFSGNVEDLIAASDFLEKNYQAPTLLVGHSLGGAAVIFAADKINSIKALTTIGAPSNPIHIEHLLKEGIPEIEKSGKAVINLSGRDFTIKKQFLDDLQHKPLSQILGQLRKPILILHSPQDTTVAIKNAEEIYVAARHPKSFISLDGADHLLSNKRDSFYAGEVISGWAKRYLKIDTTRKEEPKTKHQVVASLDHDDGFSTQMKVGNHFLTADEPVDVGGNDFGPSPYELVSAGLSACTAMTIQMYAKRKAWVIDNIEVHTSHNRSHVADCKDCESDGSKIDTFEREIKLTGPLDEKQKKRILQIADKCPVHKTLHSQIQVITKLID, encoded by the coding sequence ATGAGCCTTCAAAAAGTACGTTTTGGGAATAAGGACGGGCAAGATTTAGTAGGAAGACTGGAACTACCCGCCAATAGACATCCACATAACTTTGCCATATTCGCCCACTGCTTTACCTGTACCAAGAACCTAACGGCCGTACGCAATATCAGCAAAGCCCTTACCTCAAACGGTTTTGGTGTGCTTCGTTTTGATTTTACGGGTTTGGGTGAAAGCGACGGCGATTTTGAAAACACCAATTTTTCCGGAAACGTCGAAGATCTGATCGCCGCCTCCGATTTTCTTGAAAAAAATTACCAAGCCCCCACACTATTGGTCGGGCATTCCCTTGGTGGGGCCGCCGTAATATTTGCCGCCGATAAAATCAACTCCATAAAGGCCCTGACCACCATAGGCGCCCCTTCCAACCCTATCCATATAGAACACCTTTTAAAGGAGGGTATTCCCGAGATCGAAAAGAGCGGAAAAGCCGTCATCAACTTAAGCGGAAGGGACTTCACCATAAAAAAACAATTTTTAGACGACCTGCAGCACAAACCGCTGTCGCAAATACTCGGGCAGCTCCGCAAACCCATATTGATATTGCACTCCCCGCAAGACACCACCGTTGCAATTAAAAATGCCGAAGAAATCTATGTGGCCGCACGACACCCCAAAAGCTTTATTTCATTAGATGGTGCCGACCACCTGTTATCAAACAAAAGGGATTCTTTTTATGCAGGCGAGGTTATCTCAGGATGGGCCAAACGCTATTTGAAGATCGATACTACACGTAAAGAGGAACCAAAGACGAAACACCAGGTTGTGGCCAGCCTAGACCATGACGATGGTTTTTCGACCCAAATGAAAGTAGGCAATCATTTCCTTACCGCAGACGAGCCCGTAGATGTCGGCGGAAATGATTTTGGGCCCTCACCGTACGAACTTGTTTCTGCCGGTCTTTCGGCCTGTACGGCCATGACGATCCAAATGTACGCCAAAAGAAAAGCTTGGGTCATAGACAATATAGAGGTACACACCTCCCACAATAGAAGCCATGTGGCCGATTGTAAGGATTGCGAATCGGACGGTTCTAAAATAGACACCTTTGAAAGGGAAATAAAATTAACGGGCCCTCTAGATGAAAAGCAAAAGAAGCGTATTCTGCAAATTGCCGACAAATGTCCCGTTCACAAGACTTTGCACAGCCAAATACAGGTCATCACCAAGCTTATTGACTAA
- a CDS encoding superoxide dismutase family protein, with protein sequence MKNIKFSLAIVVALTILNCKEAKKDTDGSPDSSNKSLETTGGNLAKTKSQTTDTLTVNMSSKSNSTVSGTITFVQSGTEVEMKAIFTGLDEGPHAIHLHENADCSSQDGKSAGGHWNPTEEAHGKWGSEKGYHKGDIGNFTADKEGRATVTFATDEWCIDCNDENKNIIGRSVIVHKGQDDFTSQPSGDAGSRIACAGITK encoded by the coding sequence ATGAAAAATATAAAATTCAGCTTGGCCATAGTAGTGGCCCTGACAATACTCAATTGTAAAGAAGCCAAAAAAGATACGGACGGAAGTCCAGACAGCTCGAACAAAAGCCTTGAAACAACAGGGGGAAACCTTGCAAAAACGAAGTCCCAAACAACTGACACCCTCACGGTCAACATGAGCTCAAAAAGCAACAGCACGGTCAGCGGCACAATCACATTTGTACAGAGTGGAACTGAAGTGGAAATGAAAGCCATCTTTACCGGTTTGGACGAAGGACCCCACGCCATCCACTTGCACGAAAATGCCGATTGCTCATCGCAAGACGGAAAGTCGGCAGGCGGACATTGGAACCCAACGGAGGAAGCCCACGGCAAATGGGGTTCTGAAAAAGGCTACCACAAAGGAGATATAGGCAATTTTACGGCCGATAAGGAAGGTAGGGCCACCGTTACATTCGCCACGGACGAGTGGTGCATTGATTGTAACGACGAGAACAAGAATATTATAGGTCGGTCAGTAATCGTACACAAAGGTCAAGATGACTTTACATCGCAACCAAGTGGCGATGCCGGTTCACGGATAGCTTGCGCGGGAATCACCAAATAA